A segment of the Portunus trituberculatus isolate SZX2019 unplaced genomic scaffold, ASM1759143v1 PGA_scaffold_309__1_contigs__length_17852, whole genome shotgun sequence genome:
atTTATCAATCTTTAAGGGACTGGCGATCAAGTggaccgtttttttttctttatatgtaaaATTTAGTGCTACCTTTGGCTGGCTTACTCTTacataaatgaaaagaggaggaggaggaggaggaggaggaggaggaggaggaggagaggagaggagaggaagaggagaagaagaagaagaagaagaagaagaagaagaagaagaagaagaagaagaagaagaagaagaagaagaagaagaagaagaaaattgatacatttattgttgaattaataaataattacaacaaaggagaaggatgggccttgccgcccaccccctgggcaaagactcaaggttaaaatcataaaaaataactctggacagtatacacaacaagaatacaagtatttcaataaataaatacacatattgcacaacTTATTGCCTAAGatatcctacagtctgggagcaaactgaggatattccctgagtatatccctgagggtggcagagtctaggagatgctCACCATCCTCTATTCTGGCGTTCCTGTCACTAAAAATGGCGTTATAACTACCTTAGTGACGGAGACTTCAGCTGCACTCCACACAACACCCGTCTGTCCAGTGGTGGTGACTCTACGCTGGTGTACAGGCACGGGTGGGCGGACTGTGGGCGGCCAACGTGGTGCAGTTTCACGTGGTGGCGTGACTCGATTCCCGCCCGACTCGTTCCCGCCTCATTCAGTTTTGGGCGGGAATTAATGCTTCTCatataatttccttcttttttgtcttttctgatcacttttattctttttattctttccttatttatttttttaatcattttgttttatcatttattttaatttttgggGGGAGATTTAATGCTTTTGAACCTGctccatttttgttttgtttttattattgttttattcctcttattcttttcttattttattttgtgtttctctccatttttttcataatttattcttttttcttcaattttgcaGTAGGCTAGTTGGCGCGGAATGAATGCTCTTATATCATCATCCAtttttatgtctgtttgtctgattattttattctattgattattcttttttattgtgtgttttctttccaatttttcataatttattcttgttttttcaattttccagTAGTTGGCGCGATATTCAATGCTTTTTATATCATCatccattttatatatatttttaatactttcatttttttattatttccttactttattttgtctttatttcaagtttttttgtcattattattttttttcacgccGAAATGAATGCTTtctatatctctttcttttttttcgttgttctcgtactatttttactctttttatcattttcttattttatttgatctttcttttaaattttaatcATACATGAATGAGTATGAATAAGTGAGCTTTGTGTACaataagactattttattgacattagcaagggtctgtggagggcagaagattaatggccacagtcttcactattttaatcccccacatgagtttgtgaagctgtacaaaatcaccaaatagtcaccacaaggaatagggaaacgcgtcttgCTACTGAAGGATTAATGTCATGATGTAATGCAAATATctattgaaatattgaagaaacaGTATATTTTAGTAGGCTATTATGGACGTGGGTGGctgtgggcgtggtggtgggcgtCTTAGTGGGTTGTGGTGGGTTATGATAGGCGTGTGATGGTGTGGGCGTGTTGGTGTACTGGTGGGCGTCCTAGTGGGTGTTGGTGGGCGTATATAAGGTAATGGATAGGCTATGGTGGGCGTGGGTGGCTGTGGGCGTGTTGGTGTGATGATGGGCATTCTAGTGGATGGTGGTAGGAGTATACAAAGTAGTGGGTAGCCTGTGATGGGCGTGGGTGGCTGCGggcgtggtggtgtgatggtgggcgTCTTAGTAAGTGGTAGTAGGCTATCATAGgcgtgtgtgatggtgtgggggTGCTGGTGTACTGGTGGGCGTCCTAGTGGGTTGTAGTGGGTTATTAtaggtgtgtgtgatggtgtgggcGTGTTGGTGTACTGGTGGGCGTCCTAATGGGTGTTAGTGGGCATATATAAGGTAATGGATAGGTTATGATGGGCGTGGATGGctgtgggcgtgtgggcgtgatgATGGGCGTCCTAGTGGATGTTGGTTGGAGTACACCCAGCCGCCAATGAAAGTGGCGCGCATTATAAACAAACCCGTATCTCATAGCGCGGGAAGAACTGTAGCTCATTTGAAAGAATGTGGCTAATATCTAGAAGTGGCAACATAGCTCTTTAAACATCTATCAACCGTCACACTTCAAAAATTATCACTCAGTTGTCACTTGCTCACGTAAGTACACTTTTCTCCCCGCACAGTGTGTCagttttcttcgttctctttcatatttgtgGAAACTTAAGTGTCAATGGCACGTAAACATCAAATATCAGTCAATATAGCCCTTATTGACTCACTCCGGAATGGTTTTGGCTCTAAGCATATTTCAAAGGAGACAGGACTCCCACTAAGAACAGTACAACGCTGGTTGAAGCGATGCAGAGACAATACCGGAAAATTAGCACCAGTGAAGAAAACTGCCCCTGGACGCAGCCGTATTTTATCAAAGAGGACACTGACACTGATTAAGCGTCAGCTA
Coding sequences within it:
- the LOC123500484 gene encoding extensin-like, yielding MLPLLDISHILSNELQFFPRYEIRDAHQYTNTPTPSHTPIITHYNPLGRPPVHQHPHTITHAYDSLLPLTKTPTITPPRPQPPTPITGYPLLCILLPPSTRMPIITPTRPQPPTPTIAYPLPYIRPPTPTRTPTSTPTRPHHHTPIITHHNPLRRPPPRPQPPTSIIAY